A genomic region of Pseudomonas sp. MPC6 contains the following coding sequences:
- a CDS encoding amidohydrolase → MQRFIPTLLAAALALSSVPAMAAADLVLFNGKVFTAEPGQGLVQAVAVQDGKILKTGTDAQINALADARTQRIDLAGKVLMPGMIDTHSHPVVAAFDSMGANLLDEVKPLPELEQWIIEQDQAGIARAGDVISIAGVSSAYWDKSRELGQRFNQGRWAEQPVVLSGIDGHTGWANNAMLKRLKIDAALVKGLSEQDRSFVGHDADFTPNGYFAESRWDQVRSQIPAPSAEIMLKAAREAVKVNNQYGVTAWMDAAANAGSGDSLFDFQATEHSYGVLPLYRELAQKGELSAHVAALLLANPKSRPADLEVLAKVMKEFQGVPNLSFPGIKVFADGVLEFPGQTAAVIVPFNNSQKNGQLLIDPAHFGELVVAAEKRDWIVHMHAVGDRAVRESLNGFAYARTLNPTPVAHSISHLQLVNPKEFARFKELGVIASMQLLWATGESYTVELVKPYISAFAYGYQYPARSLHNAGAVIAGGSDWPVSSPNPWNAIAQASTRKGPLGVLNAKESIDRQSMFYAYTLNAAKALRLEQQIGSLAPGKQADLIILDRDVFKVSDDELFDTKVLKTFFAGKEVYAPAS, encoded by the coding sequence ATGCAACGATTCATTCCCACTCTGTTGGCCGCAGCCCTGGCTTTGTCCTCGGTACCGGCGATGGCCGCCGCTGACCTGGTGTTGTTCAACGGCAAGGTATTCACCGCCGAACCCGGTCAGGGACTGGTCCAGGCAGTGGCCGTGCAAGACGGCAAGATTCTCAAGACGGGCACCGATGCCCAGATCAACGCCCTGGCCGATGCTCGCACGCAACGTATCGATCTGGCGGGCAAGGTGCTGATGCCGGGCATGATCGATACCCACAGTCACCCGGTGGTGGCGGCCTTCGACAGCATGGGCGCGAACCTGCTGGATGAAGTCAAGCCGTTGCCCGAGCTTGAACAGTGGATCATCGAACAGGATCAGGCGGGCATTGCGCGGGCCGGTGACGTGATCAGCATTGCCGGGGTGAGTTCGGCCTATTGGGACAAAAGCCGTGAGCTCGGCCAGCGTTTCAATCAAGGGCGTTGGGCGGAGCAACCGGTGGTCCTCAGCGGGATCGACGGGCATACCGGATGGGCCAACAACGCCATGCTCAAGCGCCTGAAGATCGACGCGGCACTGGTAAAAGGCCTGTCGGAACAGGATCGCAGCTTCGTCGGGCACGACGCGGATTTCACCCCCAATGGCTATTTCGCCGAGTCGCGCTGGGACCAGGTCCGCAGCCAGATCCCCGCGCCCAGCGCCGAGATCATGTTGAAAGCCGCCCGCGAGGCGGTGAAGGTCAACAATCAATATGGCGTGACCGCCTGGATGGACGCGGCGGCGAATGCCGGCAGCGGCGATTCGCTGTTCGATTTCCAGGCCACCGAGCACAGTTACGGGGTGCTGCCGCTGTACCGCGAACTGGCACAGAAGGGTGAACTCAGCGCCCACGTGGCCGCGCTGTTGCTGGCCAACCCGAAAAGCCGACCAGCCGACCTGGAAGTGCTGGCCAAGGTGATGAAGGAATTTCAGGGCGTCCCCAACCTGAGCTTTCCCGGAATCAAGGTCTTCGCCGACGGCGTTCTCGAGTTTCCAGGGCAGACGGCAGCGGTCATCGTGCCCTTCAACAACAGCCAGAAAAACGGTCAACTGCTGATCGACCCGGCGCACTTCGGTGAATTGGTGGTGGCGGCGGAGAAGCGTGACTGGATCGTGCACATGCATGCGGTCGGCGACCGCGCGGTCCGTGAGTCACTCAATGGTTTTGCCTACGCACGCACACTCAACCCGACCCCGGTGGCCCATAGCATCAGCCACCTGCAACTGGTCAACCCCAAAGAGTTCGCGCGCTTCAAGGAGTTGGGTGTGATCGCCTCCATGCAGTTGCTGTGGGCCACCGGCGAGAGTTACACCGTCGAACTGGTCAAACCCTATATCAGCGCGTTTGCCTACGGTTACCAGTACCCCGCCAGGTCCCTGCATAACGCCGGTGCCGTTATCGCCGGCGGCAGTGACTGGCCGGTGTCCAGCCCCAACCCGTGGAACGCCATCGCCCAGGCCAGCACGCGCAAAGGGCCGCTGGGCGTGCTCAATGCCAAGGAAAGCATCGATCGCCAGAGCATGTTCTACGCCTACACCTTGAATGCCGCCAAAGCCCTGCGCCTGGAGCAGCAGATCGGCTCGCTGGCGCCTGGCAAACAGGCTGACCTGATCATTCTCGACCGCGATGTGTTCAAGGTCAGCGATGACGAACTGTTCGACACCAAAGTCCTGAAGACCTTTTTCGCCGGTAAAGAGGTTTACGCGCCCGCGTCCTGA
- a CDS encoding amidohydrolase, whose translation MKLSRLFIAIATTTAVSGMALVGCQTQGSTGADMVLRNGYVYTVDGKNSVQQAIAVAGGKIVYVGSDAGVSSYIGKQTQLIDLAGRMLMPGFIDAHMHPGDGGRAMTLCDLKYQTMTRKVFQQTIQACLDADQGKGPDVWLEVGSWDRMGMDGLDGDPDKSTLDALKTSRPIQVRSTDFHTVLTNSRGLEVAGINKHTANPGDGKYVRDSAGNPTGICEDGAADAMAAVVPPATDAEKLNQTRAALDAMRQQGITTFFDALSGPENGKAFTTLQQSGELTARALLAIKLDPAAAAADPAKTIAEAKALADTYDQGEAKAAPGVSMRHVKLFMDGIINAPADTGAMLAPYLRNAGTGTTPKWTPGKNAGELYFPSQVLNPLLLQAVQAGLDPHLHATGDRAVRDSLNGIEYVRRQLPGNGFRPAITHNESVDPADYARFKALDVSANMSFQWAQQAPSTVDGTNEHLGPARFARMEPSGSIARAGGRVAYGSDWPVDPLDEFLALKIGVTRSGDPLNPHSYGPEYAGRLNAAPALSRNEVLRSITLNAAEQLKLEAVVGSVEVGKFADLIVLDQNFMQVPEEALARNQVLLTVVGGKVVWAKAPFVGLDPQVLSQASASRSAQ comes from the coding sequence TTGAAATTGTCCAGGCTATTTATCGCCATTGCCACGACCACAGCCGTTTCCGGCATGGCGCTGGTGGGGTGTCAGACCCAGGGTTCGACCGGCGCCGACATGGTGCTGCGCAACGGTTATGTCTACACCGTCGACGGTAAGAACTCGGTGCAGCAGGCGATCGCCGTCGCGGGCGGAAAAATCGTTTATGTGGGCAGTGATGCAGGGGTTTCTTCGTACATCGGCAAGCAGACACAGCTGATCGATCTGGCCGGCCGCATGCTGATGCCGGGCTTCATCGATGCACACATGCATCCGGGGGATGGCGGTCGCGCCATGACCTTGTGCGACCTGAAATACCAGACGATGACCCGCAAGGTGTTCCAGCAGACCATTCAGGCGTGCCTGGATGCGGACCAGGGCAAAGGCCCCGATGTCTGGCTGGAAGTGGGCAGCTGGGATCGCATGGGCATGGACGGACTGGACGGCGACCCCGACAAATCGACGCTGGACGCGCTCAAGACCAGCCGCCCGATCCAGGTCCGCTCCACTGACTTCCATACCGTGTTGACCAACTCTCGCGGCCTGGAAGTGGCTGGCATCAACAAGCACACGGCCAATCCCGGGGACGGCAAATATGTGCGCGACAGCGCCGGCAATCCGACCGGCATCTGCGAAGACGGCGCTGCCGATGCCATGGCCGCCGTGGTGCCGCCCGCCACCGACGCCGAGAAGCTCAACCAGACCCGCGCCGCGCTCGACGCCATGCGCCAGCAAGGCATCACCACGTTCTTCGATGCCCTGTCCGGACCGGAAAATGGCAAGGCGTTCACCACGTTGCAACAGTCGGGCGAGCTGACCGCCCGGGCCTTGCTGGCGATCAAACTGGACCCTGCGGCCGCCGCAGCCGACCCGGCGAAAACCATCGCCGAGGCCAAGGCCTTGGCCGATACCTACGACCAGGGTGAAGCCAAGGCCGCGCCCGGTGTGAGCATGCGCCACGTCAAGTTGTTCATGGACGGCATCATCAACGCGCCGGCCGACACCGGCGCAATGTTGGCGCCGTACCTGCGCAATGCCGGCACCGGCACGACGCCGAAGTGGACCCCCGGCAAGAACGCCGGTGAGCTTTACTTCCCGTCGCAAGTGCTCAATCCGCTGCTGCTGCAAGCCGTGCAGGCCGGCCTCGATCCGCACCTTCACGCCACCGGAGACCGGGCGGTGCGAGATTCGCTGAACGGCATCGAATACGTGCGCCGGCAATTGCCTGGCAATGGCTTTCGCCCGGCCATTACTCACAACGAGTCGGTGGACCCTGCCGACTACGCGCGCTTCAAGGCGCTCGACGTGAGCGCCAACATGTCCTTCCAGTGGGCCCAGCAGGCGCCCTCTACGGTCGACGGTACCAACGAGCATCTGGGGCCGGCGCGGTTTGCCCGCATGGAACCCTCCGGCAGCATCGCCCGTGCCGGCGGCCGTGTGGCGTATGGCAGCGACTGGCCCGTCGACCCGCTCGACGAATTCCTGGCGCTGAAGATCGGTGTCACCCGCTCAGGCGATCCGCTGAACCCGCACAGCTACGGCCCCGAATATGCGGGCAGGTTGAATGCCGCCCCGGCCCTGTCGCGAAACGAAGTACTGCGCAGTATCACCCTGAACGCCGCCGAGCAGCTGAAACTGGAGGCGGTCGTCGGCTCGGTCGAAGTCGGCAAGTTCGCCGACCTGATCGTCCTGGACCAGAACTTCATGCAGGTTCCCGAGGAGGCCCTGGCGCGAAATCAAGTGCTGCTGACGGTCGTGGGCGGCAAGGTCGTGTGGGCCAAGGCGCCTTTCGTTGGCCTTGATCCGCAGGTGTTGTCCCAGGCATCCGCTTCCCGCTCAGCCCAATAA
- a CDS encoding transposase — translation MVDVCGVPAGRLVQRPDRASFGHNNKVYFSWGQAVREVMAEECPELHQWWTTRHYRENLQPPQHIAAQQQAVITWIETMLNAQHATCPRCGGTRTYRIKGIRPKFKCDPCVTCFSILSGTPLVGMIRPELWVDFLKGVMDGQSIQDLKRRSGLGMGGSTRWREQFLLLIDQLGHFELLQWITWMRSRRNNQAVSFVRQGGYLDKATRSIYPQGTRKGKFVSRK, via the coding sequence GTGGTCGACGTTTGCGGTGTACCTGCTGGCCGGTTGGTCCAGCGTCCAGATCGCGCCTCGTTTGGGCATAACAACAAGGTCTACTTCAGCTGGGGGCAGGCGGTCCGGGAGGTGATGGCTGAGGAGTGCCCTGAGTTGCATCAGTGGTGGACGACACGCCATTACCGGGAAAACCTGCAACCGCCCCAGCACATCGCGGCGCAACAGCAAGCAGTCATCACCTGGATCGAGACGATGCTGAATGCACAGCACGCGACGTGCCCAAGGTGTGGGGGAACGCGGACCTATCGAATTAAAGGCATTCGCCCGAAGTTCAAGTGCGATCCCTGCGTGACCTGCTTTTCCATTCTGTCCGGGACACCGCTGGTTGGGATGATCCGGCCTGAACTCTGGGTCGATTTCCTGAAAGGGGTGATGGATGGCCAAAGTATCCAGGACCTTAAGCGGCGCTCAGGGTTGGGCATGGGCGGCAGTACACGCTGGCGTGAGCAGTTTTTGTTGCTTATCGATCAACTGGGGCACTTTGAACTGTTGCAATGGATCACCTGGATGCGCAGTCGTCGTAACAATCAAGCGGTCAGCTTTGTGCGCCAGGGTGGTTATCTGGACAAGGCAACGCGCTCCATTTATCCGCAAGGAACGCGAAAGGGCAAGTTTGTTTCCCGAAAGTAG
- a CDS encoding toxin VasX, which yields MSAEKLAMIDRAAQAELAAKAQPHIDINSPMALCPARQSELFVVPVRYALAEEKADNPCCIPGVNTQSRPMAARRLRAGFVYLWQDKGPLKRYAVSPTGLLREQALDADSTLVLDGTLTGLALEKIHDAWMLYSEFPLNPEHCQSLSDSSAKRGAHMRHVALRTVANELQAEHCPSLEKAAEVMAELIPGTFAQAMKADRRWSAEDTGALGETVMKDPTPVNIKAYTDAMHRGRVREKAIAQYPGACDQPPGEWSAEPWDGQGTQEWLDSAKAHAKDLFSVFACLDDDLGVLRDINHEQEGVEAGHEKWLGDNNLRLSIGGFVRSLISEDGAELAGSISYRYKDRDISLTPEQGQVMLDTQHRLDEELKAETRARQYGGQPTQAEVAARDARIAAIVAPVRAFIPADLYNEVEFVVREYRAEKHANLNNHLFSAKVGEYIDLEAMNTWFAQTAAAHYQQIEQRHTALFADRGVYLKRSVSGTWFVDYADLDTRHWLTELATGCLTAQCLRAQGAEQYADYVRAPDGGALKQLFNAWTPSIDTAVNSTSRLGELMAALASDNISATHQALAPLNAVVLEDIAAMARDASSQWSVLVNRLAASLLLLQGDGTFSRSWMGVFVAARLGSNTRLQFVTEAGRQVWKLMGQQAEALGDWAKATGKAIGAGRVAQIVNSPVVANSGGVVPLAALLLNVLNAHNYLSQAGVLEGMDSRRVNDTVSATLYAAVALVAVVDNQVRKGFGVKEMSVRLPDGRIGSAPTLTLFGGVIGGLSAGAAFAEFNSLQTQLESAQNRIDPWLRMRQSVVGGQIAAFGAQAMLGLSYTARALAGSITVEVAISRYMLYMGPLNWLILVLGVLHLITALLKQTPLQNFLNFCCWSKARAIDLAPIAPKAQQDELDRLYFILYAPRVSMQSSSVLGSSNGPSGLASVSSINALTIDLPGAEPGSAYLELSMLGDPVDTLGYRDLIKNSPINNYKPPRPWRDMTPHWLSSSVCQWIPFKEGQGLRLSGPFKELENVLRTKPSTVSLRLRYRTPLTAMLGARTFIGGERGLAFTLNDTTGVIELRADPTPQLDRAPNYPLGEDHPGAIYLQPKDKR from the coding sequence ATGAGCGCAGAAAAACTGGCAATGATCGACCGAGCCGCTCAGGCCGAACTCGCCGCCAAGGCTCAGCCTCATATCGACATCAACAGCCCGATGGCGCTGTGCCCAGCCCGCCAATCCGAGCTGTTCGTGGTCCCCGTGCGCTATGCCTTGGCGGAAGAAAAGGCCGACAATCCGTGCTGCATTCCCGGCGTGAACACGCAAAGCCGTCCGATGGCGGCGCGTCGCTTGCGGGCCGGATTTGTTTATCTGTGGCAGGACAAAGGCCCCCTCAAACGCTATGCCGTTTCGCCGACGGGTCTGCTCAGAGAGCAAGCGCTCGATGCCGATTCGACCTTGGTGCTCGACGGCACATTGACCGGCCTGGCGCTGGAAAAAATCCATGACGCGTGGATGCTCTACAGCGAGTTCCCATTGAACCCCGAGCACTGCCAATCGCTGAGCGACAGCAGCGCCAAACGCGGTGCGCACATGCGCCATGTGGCCTTGCGCACCGTGGCCAACGAACTGCAAGCCGAGCATTGCCCGTCGCTGGAAAAAGCCGCCGAGGTCATGGCCGAACTCATCCCCGGCACCTTCGCCCAGGCCATGAAAGCTGACCGGCGATGGAGTGCTGAGGATACCGGCGCGCTGGGCGAAACCGTGATGAAAGACCCGACCCCGGTCAACATCAAGGCCTACACCGACGCCATGCACCGCGGGCGCGTGCGTGAGAAAGCCATCGCCCAATACCCCGGCGCCTGCGACCAGCCGCCAGGCGAGTGGAGCGCCGAACCCTGGGACGGTCAGGGCACTCAGGAGTGGTTGGACAGCGCCAAGGCACACGCCAAGGACCTTTTTTCCGTTTTTGCCTGCCTCGATGACGATCTGGGCGTGCTGCGTGACATCAATCACGAGCAGGAAGGGGTCGAGGCGGGTCACGAAAAGTGGCTAGGTGATAACAACCTGCGCCTGAGCATCGGCGGGTTCGTGCGCAGCCTGATCAGTGAAGATGGCGCCGAACTGGCCGGGTCCATCAGCTACCGCTACAAGGATCGCGACATCAGCCTCACGCCCGAACAGGGCCAAGTCATGCTCGACACCCAGCATCGGCTGGATGAGGAACTCAAGGCCGAAACCCGGGCCCGTCAATACGGTGGCCAGCCCACTCAGGCCGAAGTTGCCGCCCGCGATGCGCGTATAGCGGCCATCGTCGCGCCGGTACGAGCCTTTATTCCGGCGGACTTGTACAACGAAGTGGAATTCGTCGTCCGCGAATACCGCGCCGAAAAGCACGCCAACCTCAACAACCATCTCTTCAGTGCCAAGGTCGGCGAGTACATCGACCTCGAGGCGATGAATACCTGGTTCGCGCAGACCGCAGCGGCGCACTACCAACAGATCGAGCAGCGTCACACCGCGTTGTTCGCCGACCGGGGCGTGTACCTCAAGCGCTCCGTCAGCGGCACCTGGTTTGTCGATTACGCCGACCTGGACACTCGCCATTGGCTGACCGAACTGGCCACCGGCTGCCTGACCGCCCAATGCCTGCGCGCCCAGGGCGCCGAGCAATACGCCGATTACGTGCGAGCCCCCGACGGCGGCGCCCTGAAACAACTGTTCAACGCCTGGACCCCGTCAATCGATACGGCGGTCAACAGCACCTCTCGCCTTGGCGAGTTGATGGCCGCCCTGGCCTCGGACAACATCAGCGCCACCCATCAGGCCTTGGCACCCTTGAACGCCGTGGTTCTGGAAGACATCGCGGCCATGGCCCGCGACGCGAGCAGCCAATGGAGTGTGCTGGTCAACCGGCTGGCGGCTTCGTTGTTGTTGCTCCAGGGTGACGGCACCTTCAGCCGCTCCTGGATGGGCGTCTTTGTCGCCGCGCGTTTGGGCAGCAATACGCGTTTGCAGTTCGTCACCGAGGCCGGCCGCCAGGTGTGGAAGTTAATGGGGCAACAGGCCGAAGCGCTGGGCGACTGGGCGAAGGCGACCGGGAAGGCCATTGGTGCGGGGCGTGTGGCACAGATTGTTAATTCGCCAGTGGTGGCCAATAGCGGCGGGGTGGTGCCGTTGGCGGCGTTGCTGTTGAACGTGCTGAATGCGCATAACTATTTGAGTCAGGCCGGGGTGTTGGAGGGGATGGACAGCCGGCGGGTGAATGACACGGTTTCGGCGACGTTGTATGCGGCGGTGGCGTTGGTGGCGGTGGTTGATAATCAGGTACGGAAGGGGTTTGGGGTCAAAGAAATGTCCGTACGGCTGCCTGATGGCAGGATCGGAAGCGCACCTACACTTACGCTGTTTGGTGGGGTGATTGGCGGATTGTCGGCCGGTGCGGCATTCGCAGAGTTCAATTCCCTCCAAACACAACTCGAGAGCGCCCAAAACCGAATCGATCCGTGGCTGAGGATGCGCCAGAGCGTAGTCGGTGGACAAATAGCGGCCTTCGGCGCCCAAGCGATGTTAGGGTTGAGCTACACCGCCCGCGCCTTGGCAGGCTCAATAACCGTCGAAGTCGCCATCTCGCGTTACATGCTGTACATGGGACCGTTGAACTGGCTCATTCTCGTGCTGGGCGTGCTGCACCTGATCACCGCGCTCTTGAAGCAAACCCCGCTGCAAAACTTCCTGAACTTCTGCTGCTGGTCAAAAGCGCGGGCGATCGATCTGGCGCCTATCGCGCCCAAAGCCCAACAGGACGAACTCGACCGGCTGTACTTCATCCTGTATGCACCCCGGGTCAGCATGCAAAGCAGCTCAGTGCTGGGCAGTAGCAATGGCCCATCCGGACTTGCTTCCGTCAGTTCGATTAATGCCCTGACCATCGATTTGCCTGGCGCAGAGCCCGGCAGTGCTTACCTGGAACTGAGCATGCTCGGTGATCCCGTGGATACCCTGGGTTACCGCGATCTGATCAAAAACAGCCCGATCAACAACTACAAGCCACCTCGTCCTTGGCGAGACATGACGCCTCACTGGTTATCCAGCAGCGTCTGTCAGTGGATACCGTTCAAGGAGGGACAGGGCTTACGTTTGAGCGGCCCCTTCAAAGAGCTCGAAAACGTATTGAGGACAAAACCCAGCACTGTTTCGCTGCGGTTGCGATATCGCACGCCATTGACCGCGATGCTTGGCGCTCGCACCTTTATCGGCGGTGAACGAGGACTTGCCTTTACCTTGAATGACACCACCGGCGTGATAGAACTGCGGGCCGACCCGACACCGCAACTGGATCGTGCACCGAACTACCCGCTCGGCGAGGACCACCCCGGCGCTATTTACCTGCAACCCAAGGACAAACGATGA
- a CDS encoding DUF4123 domain-containing protein has protein sequence MSQAYLLLDRAQIERLPERLFELGGTTFQSLYQTTVYGPLEEVGPVLVPVSPDSPLAHTFFRDWSATCGVWLESEEQEAVVLEHLRSLIHVRVDGGVTVLFRYHDPRIAALWLVQLPACERDRLMGPVRLIRLPELDIHQQTPDQPAAQYADRPWLLLSPEQLEHLSTAQRQRFAQRLIEHCQQYFPDCLQGLDASALQQWASQCQHRAGRHGYGAIDEVLLWARFHAELGPDFPDAPAHVAYRSMLAEPGVSPEQRLDNLNAELTRQQLTDKESCV, from the coding sequence ATGAGTCAGGCTTACCTGCTGTTGGATCGCGCCCAGATTGAACGTCTGCCCGAGCGTCTGTTCGAGCTGGGGGGTACAACGTTTCAATCGCTCTATCAGACAACCGTCTATGGCCCATTGGAGGAAGTCGGGCCGGTACTGGTGCCTGTTTCCCCTGATAGCCCGCTGGCGCATACCTTTTTTCGGGACTGGAGCGCGACGTGTGGTGTCTGGCTGGAGTCAGAGGAGCAAGAAGCTGTAGTGCTTGAGCATTTACGTAGCCTGATTCACGTTCGTGTCGACGGGGGTGTCACGGTCTTGTTCCGTTACCACGACCCTCGTATCGCGGCATTGTGGTTAGTGCAGTTACCCGCCTGCGAGCGTGATCGCTTGATGGGGCCTGTACGACTGATCCGTCTACCGGAACTGGATATTCATCAGCAAACCCCCGATCAACCGGCTGCACAGTATGCGGATCGACCCTGGTTATTGTTATCCCCGGAACAACTGGAGCACCTGAGCACCGCCCAACGACAGCGCTTCGCCCAAAGGTTGATCGAACATTGCCAGCAGTATTTTCCTGACTGCCTGCAAGGGCTGGATGCCTCTGCACTGCAACAGTGGGCGTCTCAGTGCCAGCACCGTGCCGGGCGTCACGGTTACGGCGCCATCGATGAAGTCCTGCTCTGGGCCCGCTTCCACGCGGAGCTGGGCCCTGACTTTCCCGATGCGCCGGCTCACGTCGCTTACCGGAGCATGTTGGCCGAGCCCGGGGTATCGCCCGAGCAACGCCTGGATAACCTGAATGCCGAACTGACGCGTCAGCAGCTCACCGACAAGGAGTCCTGCGTATGA